In a single window of the Allobranchiibius huperziae genome:
- a CDS encoding SDR family NAD(P)-dependent oxidoreductase yields MVETTNQSRRRTMTSPNAKTWFITGASGGFGREWTEAALERGDRVAATARSVDRLADLTRLYGDSVLALTLDVTDRGEVTAAVAEALRHFGGIDVVVNNAGFGQLGMVEEISPEEIRAILDANLLGTLWVTQAVLPALRAQGSGHIVQVTSEGGVTAFAQFGAYHASKWAVEGLSQSLRLEVAAFGIHVTCVEPGPYATGFGSSGLRRSTSMAEYDVVRDGIDRGGWLLGDPTATRQAMLAVVDAEEAPQRIVFGRALEGIEQDYAERLRTWREWQPTSLAAFGDPHAPATSSI; encoded by the coding sequence ATGGTGGAGACGACCAACCAATCAAGGAGACGCACAATGACCAGCCCGAATGCCAAGACATGGTTCATCACCGGAGCATCGGGGGGATTCGGACGGGAATGGACCGAAGCGGCTCTCGAACGTGGTGATCGCGTGGCGGCAACGGCACGGAGCGTCGATCGACTCGCCGACCTGACACGGCTGTACGGCGACTCGGTTCTTGCGCTGACGCTCGACGTGACCGATCGGGGGGAGGTGACCGCCGCCGTCGCCGAGGCATTGCGCCACTTCGGAGGAATCGACGTCGTCGTCAACAACGCCGGCTTCGGTCAGCTCGGAATGGTCGAGGAGATCAGTCCCGAGGAGATCCGGGCGATACTCGACGCCAATCTGCTGGGCACGCTGTGGGTGACGCAGGCCGTCCTGCCCGCCCTGCGCGCACAGGGCAGCGGCCACATCGTGCAGGTGACCAGCGAAGGTGGTGTCACGGCATTCGCGCAATTCGGGGCTTATCACGCCAGCAAGTGGGCGGTCGAGGGCTTGTCGCAGTCGCTGCGACTGGAGGTGGCGGCTTTCGGCATCCATGTGACCTGCGTCGAACCCGGGCCTTACGCCACCGGATTCGGAAGCAGCGGCCTGCGCCGCAGCACCTCGATGGCCGAGTACGACGTGGTGCGCGACGGCATCGACCGCGGTGGCTGGCTCTTGGGCGATCCGACAGCGACGCGACAGGCGATGCTCGCTGTGGTCGATGCCGAGGAAGCGCCGCAGCGAATCGTGTTCGGCCGCGCCCTCGAAGGAATCGAGCAGGACTACGCCGAGCGTCTGCGCACCTGGCGCGAGTGGCAGCCGACATCGTTGGCCGCATTCGGGGATCCGCACGCGCCCGCCACGTCCAGCATCTGA
- a CDS encoding LysR family transcriptional regulator: MVQRICSALLAWQDRLVMETVTLLGLRILRQVAVTGSFAAAAVELGYTQSAVSRQMAALESAVGEQLFERGRRGVTLTPAAQIVLSGAGRALAELETTGQQLAGLRDRVGGRLVIGAFPTACSVLVPRAVAALRDGHPALTVIIDEAPTPVLLRRMSAGRLDVALVALNDESTDRDLKDLARFPLPIVGMHVAVPAEHPLARRPTVRPEDLLDEPWIVGVGGSGDPQFGPWPGIANPRIAFSVRHWTTRLGLVAAGLGISVLPGTMAVAVPPGVRAIEVDDPSHAERSSVLLARNDAGPRTRLAVRALLAQATALRAELVH; encoded by the coding sequence ATGGTTCAGCGCATCTGCTCTGCGCTTCTCGCATGGCAGGATCGACTGGTGATGGAGACCGTGACGTTGTTGGGCCTACGCATCCTGCGGCAGGTGGCCGTTACCGGGTCCTTCGCCGCCGCAGCCGTTGAGCTGGGCTACACCCAGTCCGCGGTGTCACGTCAGATGGCGGCCCTGGAGAGCGCCGTGGGCGAGCAGTTGTTCGAGCGCGGGCGACGCGGCGTGACCCTGACACCGGCCGCGCAGATCGTGCTGTCAGGTGCCGGCCGTGCGTTGGCCGAACTCGAGACCACGGGCCAGCAACTGGCCGGGCTTCGCGACCGGGTCGGGGGGCGATTGGTGATCGGGGCATTTCCGACGGCTTGTTCGGTGCTGGTGCCTCGAGCAGTGGCGGCTCTGCGTGACGGGCATCCAGCCCTGACCGTGATCATCGATGAGGCGCCCACGCCGGTGTTGCTTCGCCGGATGTCAGCTGGGCGGCTCGACGTGGCGCTCGTCGCGCTGAACGATGAATCGACCGACCGCGACCTCAAGGATCTTGCACGGTTCCCTCTGCCGATCGTGGGCATGCATGTCGCCGTTCCGGCGGAGCACCCTCTGGCGAGGCGCCCGACGGTGCGGCCGGAGGATCTCCTCGACGAGCCCTGGATAGTCGGGGTCGGCGGTTCGGGCGATCCTCAGTTCGGCCCATGGCCAGGCATCGCGAACCCTCGCATCGCGTTCTCCGTCCGCCACTGGACCACCCGACTGGGTCTCGTGGCAGCCGGCTTGGGCATCAGTGTGTTACCCGGAACCATGGCGGTCGCAGTCCCGCCGGGCGTGCGTGCCATCGAGGTGGATGACCCGTCCCACGCCGAACGCAGCAGCGTGCTGCTCGCGCGCAACGACGCCGGGCCCAGAACCCGCCTGGCTGTGAGGGCCCTGCTCGCCCAAGCCACCGCGTTGCGAGCCGAGCTCGTCCACTGA